The Pirellulimonas nuda genome includes a region encoding these proteins:
- a CDS encoding TadE family protein: protein MHTNLTIGAGRPGRRTDRRRGAAVTEFAIVAPVFFLVILGMIEFGRMAMVQQVITNAAREGARIAVLDGATKNKVTQRVADYLVSAGVNSATVGVTPDPPDSAKYGESVSVSVSIPFAEVSWLPTPRFIGGHVLRAESVMRRETVE, encoded by the coding sequence ATGCACACCAATCTCACCATCGGCGCCGGGCGCCCAGGCCGGCGGACCGACCGCCGCCGCGGCGCCGCGGTCACCGAGTTCGCCATCGTAGCGCCGGTCTTCTTCCTCGTCATCTTAGGGATGATCGAGTTCGGCCGCATGGCGATGGTGCAGCAGGTGATCACCAACGCCGCCCGTGAGGGCGCCCGCATCGCGGTGCTCGACGGCGCCACCAAGAACAAGGTTACCCAGCGGGTCGCCGACTACCTGGTTTCTGCGGGGGTCAACTCGGCGACCGTCGGGGTTACGCCCGACCCCCCCGATTCGGCGAAGTACGGCGAGTCGGTGTCCGTGAGCGTGTCGATCCCCTTTGCCGAAGTGAGCTGGCTGCCGACCCCACGCTTCATTGGCGGCCACGTGCTGCGTGCAGAATCTGTGATGAGGCGTGAGACGGTGGAATAG